One Setaria italica strain Yugu1 chromosome I, Setaria_italica_v2.0, whole genome shotgun sequence DNA window includes the following coding sequences:
- the LOC101763564 gene encoding uncharacterized protein LOC101763564 isoform X3: MGWAHAAVAMEEVLGLVRGFVDVLVLAGGRTSSGAAATWSSDEVKKAFRWAFFFEEVFKDLRESGHYEDSAGELDAALVQLTSSPEFPKGLAGMRSETLSKARVLVIRHFLKAKAMSVQNFGALLEAVVEMDIDGICASGVPNACQEYAESILVMNSSFTQTRNACDIRLPASSDEWYAEFMGHSRILVREFLEGLNSASCSCLAERGLGTLLNSVQKNVFDDASNKTCTPAILKTPQMIDEFLMWKQWRAKCLSYLLDERTIRILSGASLIFKAPKEQWMKVFEPLKSIEESCQNGLAETMELCFLGLISRQWNPLIEGFMSHTFCFIPISKQYTDLHQLLQGASPDKCQDRFLDLEEKYIIEYASKSLQSKPSTLWLLPPVLIAAAIPPRYTLLK; encoded by the exons ATGGGGTGGGCGCACGCGGCGGTGGCCATGGAGGAGGTGCTCGGCCTGGTGCGGGGTTTCGTGGacgtcctcgtcctcgccggcgGTCGCACCTcatccggcgccgccgccacttggAGCTCCGATGAGGTTAAGAAGGCCTTCCGGTGGGCGTTCTTCTTCGAGGAG GTTTTCAAGGACCTGCGTGAATCGGGACATTACGAGGATTCTGCAGGAGAACTCGATGCAGCACTCGTTCAGCTCACTTCAAGCCCAGAGTTCCCGAAG GGTCTTGCTGGTATGCGGTCGGAAACCCTTTCCAAGGCAAGGGTATTGGTTATACGACATTTTCTGAAAGCAAAAGCAATGAGTGTGCAAAATTTTGGTGCTCTTCTTGAAGCAGTTGTTGAGATGGATATTGACGGCATTTGTGCTAGTGGTGTGCCCAATGCATGCCAAGAATATGCTGAGTCAATATTGGTTATGAATTCTTCATTTACGCAGACTAGGAATGCTTGTGACATCAGACTTCCCGCTAGTTCTGACGAATGGTATGCAGAATTCATGGGCCATTCACGGATTCTAGTTAGAGAATTTTTGGAAGGGCTGAATTCGGCATCATGTTCTTGTTTGGCTGAGAGAGGACTGGGAACACTTCTGAACAGTGTGCAAAAGAACGTCTTTGATGATGCTAGTAATAAGACATGCACCCCAGCAATTCTGAA AACGCCGCAAATGATTGACGAGTTTCTCATGTGGAAGCAATGGAGAGCAAAGTGCTTGTCATATCTGCTTGATGAGAGAACCATTCGGATTTTGTCTGGAGCTAGTTTGATTTTTAAAGCTCCCAAAGAGCAGTGGATGAAAGTGTTTGAGCCCTTAAAAAGTATTGAAGAATCTTGTCAAAATGGTCTTGCCGAAACCATG GAGCTATGCTTTCTGGGTTTGATTTCAAGGCAATGGAATCCATTGATAGAGGGCTTCATGTCACACACTTTCTGTTTCATTCCTATATCCAAGCAGTACACTGATCTGCATCAGTTGCTTCAGGGAGCTTCTCCGGACAAATGCCAAGACAGATTTCTTGACTTGGAG
- the LOC101764509 gene encoding 60S ribosomal protein L23 gives MSKRGRGGTAGNKFRMSLGLPVAATVNCADNTGAKNLYIISVKGIKGRLNRLPSACVGDMVMATVKKGKPDLRKKVMPAVIVRQRKPWRRKDGVYMYFEDNAGVIVNPKGEMKGSAITGPIGKECADLWPRIASAANAIV, from the exons ATGTCGAAGCGAG GACGTGGAGGTACTGCCGGTAACAAGTTCCGGATGTCACTGGGTCTACCAGTGGCAGCCACTGTGAACTGTGCCGATAACACTGGAGCCAAGAACCTGTACATCATTTCGGTGAAGGGAATCAAAGGGCGCCTTAACAGGCTTCCCTCTGCCTGTGTTGGTGACATGGTTATGGCAACTGTGAAGAAGGGAAAGCCTGACCTCAGGAAGAAGGTGATGCCAGCTGTCATTGTGAGGCAGCGCAAGCCATGGCGCCGAAAGGATGGTGTCTACATGTACTTTGAAG ACAATGCTGGAGTGATCGTGAACCCAAAGGGAGAGATGAAAG GTTCTGCCATCACTGGACCTATCGGAAAGGAGTGCGCTGATCTGTGGCCCAGGATTGCTAGTGCGGCAAATGCGATCGTCTAA
- the LOC101766143 gene encoding uncharacterized protein LOC101766143 → MWATPSPPLPLRLRRPPGPPPRPGPFLTRHRRRLNRISASQDPLSTLSRLLWGRALPPAQLVLAVRHGWTAAWQVLMRQLAPSDPATGAFTRTPSRFPAVVGTPSSRLHLYVGLPCPWAHRTLVVRALLGLEARLPVSVAVPGDDGAWSFTPDSPDGLYGKRRLREVYAVRSGGFEGRASVPLLWDAERREVVCNESIEIIKYLCGLADADGGGGGGGGLDLWPSELRQDIDRWYGVIYPSVNNGVYRCGFAQSQEAYDAAASELFGALDRLEAHLASSRYLCGDRLTLADVCLFTTLIRFDLVYNTLFRCTRRKLAEYPSLHAYTRDIYQMPRVADTCDMEAIMAGYFKTLFPLNPGGIQPLRPASCDGESLLRPHGREALPSAAGTPLEAAAVS, encoded by the exons ATGTGGGCCACGCCAtctccgccgcttcccctccgACTCCGGCGCCCACCAGGTCCGCCGCCTCGTCCCGGTCCCTTTCTCACCCGCCACCGCAGACGGCTCAACCGCATCTCGGCCTCACAGGACCCCCTCAGCACCCTCTCCCGCCTGCTGTGGGGGCGCGCGCTGCCCCCGGCGCAGCTCGTCCTCGCGGTCCGCCACGGCTGGACCGCCGCGTGGCAGGTCCTCATGCGGCAGCTCGCGCCCTCGGACCCGGCGACCGGCGCCTTCACCCGCACGCCGTCCCGCTTCCCCGCCGTGGTGGGGACGCCCAGCTCCCGGCTTCACCTCTACGTGGGCCTCCCCTGCCCCTGGGCCCACCGCACCCTCGTCGTCCGCGCGCTCCTCGGCCTCGAGGCCCGCCTCCCGGTCTCCGTCGCCGTCCCTGGCGACGACGGCGCGTGGTCCTTCACGCCGGACAGCCCCGACGGGCTCTACGGGAAGCGCAGGCTCCGGGAGGTGTACGCCGTGCGGAGCGGCGGGTTCGAGGGCCGGGCGTCGGTGCCGCTGCTCTGGGACGCCGAGCGCCGTGAGGTGGTCTGCAACGAGAGCATCGAGATCATCAAGTACCTCTGCGGCCtcgcggacgccgacggcggcggcggcggcggcggcggcctcgaccTTTGGCCGTCGGAGCTGCGCCAGGACATCGACCGCTGGTACGGCGTCATCTACCCCAGCGTCAACAACGGCGTCTACAG GTGCGGCTTTGCGCAGAGCCAGGAGGCGTACGACGCCGCGGCGAGCGAGCTGTTCGGCGCGCTGGACAGGCTGGAGGCCCACCTCGCCAGCTCCCGCTACCTGTGCGGGGACAGGCTCACCCTCGCCGACGTGTGCCTGTTCACGACGCTGATCCGGTTCGACCTCGTCTACAACACGCTGTTCCGGTGCACCAGGCGGAAGCTGGCCGAGTACCCCAGCCTCCACGCCTACACGCGCGACATCTACCAGATGCCCAGGGTCGCCGACACGTGCGACATGGAGGCTATCATGGCAGGATACTTCAAGACCCTCTTCCCCCTCAACCCCGGCGGGATCCAGCCCCTCCGGCCGGCGAGCTGCGACGGCGAGTCGCTCTTGAGGCCGCACGGCAGGGAGGCCTTGCCCTCTGCTGCTGGCACGCCGCTTGAAGCAGCTGCTGTTTCTTAA
- the LOC101765724 gene encoding nicotinamide/nicotinic acid mononucleotide adenylyltransferase, which translates to MEEVGVDVPLPTEKLSIEPSRDGGTRGGVVLVATGSFNPPTYMHLRMFELAKDELQQRGYCVLGGYMSPVNDAYKKKDLLPAAHRIRFCELACKSSSFVMVDPWEAMQKGYQRTLTVLSRIRNSLCKDGLADQGSLKVMLLCGSDLLESFSTPGVWIPDQVRTICKNFGVICIRREGKDVGKLIAGSDILQECRDNIISVDEIVPNQISSSRVRDCIKRCLSIKYLTCDEVIEYIREHSLFMEAEGGDTRL; encoded by the exons ATGGAGGAGGTGGGAGTGGACGTGCCTCTCCCGACGGAGAAGCTATCCATTGAACCAAGCAG GGACGGAGGAACCCGAGGTGGCGTCGTGCTCGTGGCCACCGGGAGCTTCAATCCTCCCACCTACATGCACCTGCGCATGTTTG AGCTGGCAAAGGATGAGCTTCAGCAGCGAGGGTATTGTGTGTTGGGTGGCTACATGTCTCCGGTGAATGATGCGTATAAGAAGAAG GACCTCTTACCGGCTGCTCACCGGATTCGCTTTTGTGAACTTGCATGCAAAAGCTCATCTTTCGTGATGGTTGATCCATGGGAG GCAATGCAGAAAGGTTATCAGCGCACTTTGACTGTCCTTTCGAGAATTCGAAACTCTTTGTGCAAGGATGGCTTAGCTGATCAAG GCAGCCTGAAGGTAATGCTTTTATGTGGTTCTGACTTGCTTGAGTCATTCAGCACTCCAGGAGTTTGGATCCCAGATCAG GTCAGAACCATATGCAAGAACTTCGGTGTAATATGTATACGCAGAGAAGGAAAAGATGTTGGCAAATTGATAGCCGGCAGTGATATACTGCAAGAGTGCAGG GATAACATCATTTCGGTCGATGAGATTGTGCCAAATCAGATCAGTTCATCCAGAGTAAG GGACTGCATAAAAAGATGCCTATCGATAAAATATCTTACTTGTGATGAAGTGATTGAATACATTAGAGAACATAGTCTGTTTATGGAAGCTGAAGGAGGTGACACAAGATTGTGA
- the LOC101765315 gene encoding 60S ribosomal protein L37-3 — protein sequence MGKGTGSFGKRRNKTHTLCVRCGRRSFHLQKSTCSSCGYPAARIRKYNWSVKAIRRKTTGTGRMRYLRHVPRRFKSNFREGTEAVSRKKGAAAGTN from the exons ATG GGCAAGGGTACGGGGAGCTTCGGCAAGCGCCGGAACAAGACGCACACGCTGTGCGTGcgctgcggccgccgctccTTCCACCTGCAGAAGAGCACCTGCTCCTCCTGCGGCTACCCCGCGGCCCGCATCCGCAAGT ACAACTGGAGCGTGAAGGCCATTAGGAGGAAGACTACTGGCACAGGGAGGATGAGGTACCTTCGCCACGTGCCACGGAGGTTCAAGAGCAACTTCAGAGAGG GAACTGAGGCCGTATCAAGGAAGAAGGGAGCTGCTGCTGGCACCAACTAA
- the LOC101765467 gene encoding uncharacterized protein LOC101765467: protein MSAGGGHGDDRSLTSPPRPPPPPSPLHLLEVTVISAQDLHRRRLGRRVRAYAVAWADEAHKLRTGVDRAGGAAPTWNDRFLFRVGGAFLRSDTAAVTVEVRGAGGGPLGVGGDPVLGLTRIVVSTFVRPGGSGGRQVAALLLRRPRSLRPQGIVNVAVALLDAARAARTVPLYDAPGSPDAFAVRDLVMTRTASLCKIAELGEEEPDVDEDQSNPAFVDHSGRLDPRGVAVEQRKLELKLEKWKADLSPGPKEGRRGGARRWGRGLCFRGSGEWGR from the coding sequence ATGTCGGCCGGCGGAGGGCACGGCGACGACCGTAGCCTGACGtcaccgccccggccgccgccgccgccctccccgctCCACCTTCTGGAGGTGACCGTGATCTCGGCGCAGGACCTGCAccggcgccgcctcggccgGCGGGTGCGCGCGTACGCCGTGGCGTGGGCGGACGAGGCGCACAAGCTGCGCACGGGCGTGGaccgcgcgggcggcgcggcgcccacGTGGAACGACCGGTTCCTGTTCCGCGTGGGCGGCGCGTTCCTGCGCTCCGACACGGCGGCGGTCACCGTGGAGGtgcgcggcgccgggggcggcccGCTGGGCGTGGGCGGCGACCCCGTCCTCGGCCTCACGCGCATCGTCGTGAGCACCTTCGTGCgccccggcggcagcggcggccggcaggtggcggcgctgctgctccgGCGGCCGCGCTCGCTCCGGCCGCAGGGCATCGTCAACGTGGCCGTCGCGCTGCTGGACGCCGCCCGCGCTGCACGCACCGTGCCGCTCTACGACGCACCCGGCTCGCCCGACGCGTTCGCCGTCAGGGACCTCGTCATGACGAGGACGGCGTCGCTGTGCAAGATCGCCGAGCTCGGCGAAGAGGAGCCGGACGTCGACGAGGACCAGAGCAACCCGGCGTTCGTCGACCACTCCGGGCGGCTGGACCCCAGGGGCGTCGCCGTGGAGCAGAGGAAGCTCGAGCTGAAGCTTGAGAAGTGGAAGGCTGACCTGTCGCCGGGCCCCAAGGAAGGCagacgcggcggcgcgcggaggtGGGGTCGGGGCTTGTGCTTCCGTGGCAGCGGCGAGTGGGGCAGGTAA
- the LOC101764924 gene encoding 28 kDa ribonucleoprotein, chloroplastic translates to MANSCLSTAARAALRLPCPKFSGDAAGAQLQLQVQYASVFPRPARAHHRVVADHVAAPAVPVARRRLLAVTGMVSQEEAAATAVEEEEEEEVAEGQLLEQDEVAEQEQEQEQDGVVEASSDDGSASEAASTTTTKLYFGNLPYNCDSAQLAGIVQEYASPEMVEVLYDRTTGRSRGFAFVTMTTVQDCELVIKNLDGSLYGGRTMKVNFADRPKPKLPLYPETDHKLFVGNLSWTVTSEMLTEAFQRCGNVVGARVLYDGETGRSRGYGFVCYSTKEEMDEALSSLNGMEMEGREIRVNLALGKK, encoded by the exons ATGGCCAACTCCTGCCTCTCCACCGCCGCGCGAGCGGCGCTGCGCCTTCCCTGTCCCAAGTTTTCGGGCGACGCCGCGGGGGcgcagctccagctccaggtCCAGTACGCGTCCGTGTTCCCGCGCCCGGCGCGCGCGCACCACCGGGTCGTCGCCGACCACGTCGCCGCGCCCGCGGTCCCCGTGGCGCGGAGGCGCTTGCTCGCGGTCACCGGGATGGTGTCgcaggaggaggccgcggccacggctgtcgaggaggaggaggaggaggaggtcgcggaGGGACAGTTGCTAGAGCAAGACGAGGTCGCGGAACAAGAGCAGGAACAGGAGCAAGATGGGGTCGTCGAGGCTAGCTCGGACGACGGTAGCgcgtcggaggcggcgagcaccaccaccaccaagctCTACTTCGGGAACCTGCCGTACAACTGCGACAGCGCGCAGCTTGCCGGCATTGTGCAGGAGTACGCCAGCCCGGAGATGGTCGAG GTGTTGTACGATCGCACCACGGGAAGAAGCCGAGGGTTCGCCTTCGTGACAATGACCACAGTTCAAGACTGCGAGCTAGTCATCAAGAACCTCGACGGCAGT CTGTACGGTGGCCGGACGATGAAGGTAAACTTCGCTGACAGGCCGAAACCAAAGCTGCCGCTGTACCCGGAGACGGACCACAAGCTCTTCGTCGGCAATCTGTCCTGGACTGTCACCTCGGAGATGCTCACGGAGGCGTTCCAGCGGTGTGGCAATGTGGTCGGCGCGAGGGTGCTCTACGACGGTGAGACCGGCCGGTCCCGGGGCTATGGTTTCGTCTGCTACTCCACCAAGGAGGAGATGGACGAGGCTCTTTCCTCGCTCAACGGAATG GAAATGGAAGGCAGGGAGATCAGGGTCAACTTGGCCCTTGGAAAGAAGTAA
- the LOC101765875 gene encoding uncharacterized protein LOC101765875 produces MAISAACSICLHAAPPTRRGGSVVASAVRFDRRSAVLLLLSAAGAATPALTAPPANAAGIGLFGIRKKLERAEEAAAEAVRDVEEAAVEAAAVGGEAVKEVVIEAEKEASEVAGEGLQLVAGAELAGDGLVQAAVVAGAEALGVVVGLSVVNGILKPEA; encoded by the coding sequence ATGGCCATCTCCGCCGCCTGCAGCATCTGCCTCCACGCCGCCCCGCCCACTCGCCGTGGCGGCAGCGTCGTAGCCTCCGCCGTGCGGTTCGACAGGCGCTCGGCCGTCCTGCTCCTGCTgtccgcggcgggcgcggcgacgccggcgttGACAGCTCCACCGGCGAACGCTGCGGGCATCGGGCTCTTCGGCATCCGCAAGAAGCTggagcgggcggaggaggcagcggccgAGGCGGTGCGGGatgtggaggaggcggcggtggaggccgcggccgtcggcggGGAGGCAGTGAAGGAGGTGGTGATAGAGGCGGAGAAGGAAGCGAGCGAGGTCGCCGGGGAGGGCCTGCAGCTGGTCGCCGGCGCGGAACTCGCCGGGGATGGGCTGGTCCAGGCCGcggtggtcgccggcgccgaggcgCTCGGGGTCGTCGTGGGCCTGTCCGTGGTCAACGGTATCCTAAAGCCGGAAGCTTAG
- the LOC101766970 gene encoding uncharacterized protein LOC101766970: protein MATAVLRRPLLAALLPAGAGATGPSQFRIRRRRPPHPVLAVSSDSPKPVASTSGGGGNPDEEPPVLPLLQELADCLVLPPKFLSQLPRDLRLDLNDAAFDLSNGPVLDECGQEVGDLLLNLAKSWELADTSTSNSLAKQLPSMEPYLTRSAKSAFGKRLVSTGRRFQSMGQYGQGEFKKIAETMIKNGKLLSTCPVVQSDVQAMKEKRKLKFGELEFELTAEKANIGAAAGAVFGFISWQLAQGVQGIPDSTKQYANDSALQLAKSLKVALLVLGYTSTGLSLFTALGLLLLAQQINSEDKSE from the exons ATGGCCACGGCCGTCCTCCGCCGCCcactcctcgccgcgctccttcccgccggcgccggcgccaccggaCCCTCCCAGTTCCGTATCCGGCGACGTCGGCCCCCACATCCTGTCCTCGCGGTGTCTTCCGACTCCCCCAAGCCCGTCGCCTCCacttctggcggcggcggcaaccccGACGAGGAGCCGCCTGTCCTGCCGCTCCTCCAAGAACTCGCG GATTGCTTGGTTCTTCCACCGAAGTTCCTCTCTCAGCTCCCCCGGGACCTTCGTCTCGAC CTCAATGATGCTGCGTTTGATCTCTCCAATGGGCCAGTTCTTGATGAG TGTGGTCAAGAAGTCGGTGATCTGCTCCTGAACCTGGCAAAATCATGGGAGTTGGCTGATACATCAACATCAAATAGCCTTGCCAAGCAGCTGCCATCGATGGAGCCTTACCTGACGCGCAGCGCCAAATCAG CATTTGGCAAGCGGCTGGTGTCAACTGGACGGAGGTTTCAGTCAATGGGGCAGTACGGCCAGGGAGAGTTCAAGAAG ATTGCTGAAACAATGATCAAGAATGGTAAGCTACTGTCGACATGCCCAGTAGTTCAATCTGATGTTCAGGctatgaaagaaaaaagaaagctgAAG TTTGGAGAACTTGAGTTCGAACTGACAGCTGAAAAGGCCAATATCGGTGCTGCAGCAGGAGCAGTTTTCGG ATTTATCTCATGGCAACTAGCACAAGGCGTGCAAGGCATTCCGGACAGTACGAAGCAGTACGCAAACGACAGTGCATTGCAGCTGGCCAag TCGCTCAAGGTGGCGCTGCTTGTTCTTGGCTACACTTCTACCGGCCTATCCTTATTCACAGCTCTGGGTCTGCTGTTGCTAGCGCAGCAGATAAACTCCGAGGACAAGTCGGAGTAA
- the LOC101766550 gene encoding alcohol dehydrogenase class-3 → MASSTQGQVITCKAAVAYEPNKPLVIEDVQVAPPQAGEVRVKILFTALCHTDHYTWSGKDPEGLFPCILGHEAAGIVESVGEGVTDVQPGDHVIPCYQAECKECKFCKSGKTNLCGKIRSATGAGVMMNDLKSRFSINGKPIYHFMGTSTFSQYTVVHDVSVAKINPQAPLDKVCLLGCGVSTGLGAVWNTAKVEAGSVVAVFGLGTVGLAVAEGAKSAGASRIIGIDIDSKKFDVAKNFGVTEFVNPKDHDKPIQQVLVDLTDGGVDYSFECIGNVSVMRAALECCHKGWGTSVIVGVAASGQEIATRPFQLVTGRVWKGTAFGGFKSRTHVPWLVEKYLNKEIKVDEYITHNMNLADMNKAFHLLHEGGCLRCVLAMQD, encoded by the exons ATGGCTTCCTCCACCCAGGGTCAGGTCATCACCTGCAAAG cggcggtggcgtaCGAGCCGAACAAGCCGCTCGTGATCGAGGACGTGCaggtggcgccgccgcaggcCGGCGAGGTCCGCGTCAAGATCCTCTTCACCGCGCTCTGCCACACCGATCACTACACCTGGAGCGGAAAG GATCCTGAGGGTCTCTTTCCTTGCATTCTTGGCCATGAAGCTGCTGG AATTGTTGAAAGTGTCGGCGAAGGGGTAACTGATGTGCAGCCTGGTGATCATGTCATTCCTTGCTACCAAGCAGAATGCAAGGAGTGCAAGTTTTGCAAGAGTGGAAAGACTAACCTCTGCGGTAAAATTCGTAGTGCCACAGGGGCAGGTGTCATGATGAATGATCTCAAGAGCAGGTTCTCGATAAATGGAAAGCCCATTTACCATTTCATGGGGACATCAACATTCAGCCAGTACACTGTGGTGCATGATGTCAGCGTTGCAAAGATCAACCCACAGGCACCTCTAGATAAAGTCTGCCTGCTTGGCTGTGGTGTTTCTACTG GTCTTGGAGCAGTGTGGAATACTGCAAAGGTTGAAGCTGGCTCTGTTGTTGCTGTTTTTGGCCTTGGCACAGTTGGGCTTGCA GTTGCTGAGGGTGCAAAATCAGCTGGTGCTTCTCGGATTATTGGCATTGACATTGATAGTAAAAAGTTTGATGTTG CAAAGAACTTTGGAGTTACAGAATTTGTGAACCCAAAAGACCATGACAAACCGATACAACAGGTCTTAGTTGATCTCACAGATGGTGGTGTGGATTACAGTTTTGAATGCATTGGAAATGTTTCTGTTATGAGGGCTGCACTGGAATGCTGCCACAAG GGCTGGGGAACCTCTGTCATTGTTGGTGTGGCTGCTTCTGGCCAGGAGATCGCCACACGGCCATTCCAACTTGTGACTGGCCGTGTCTGGAAGGGAACAGCTTTCGGAGGCTTCAAGAGCCGAACCCATGTCCCATGGCTTGTTGAGAAGTACTTGAACAAG GAAATCAAGGTGGACGAGTACATTACCCACAACATGAACCTAGCCGACATGAACAAGGCGTTCCACCTGCTGCACGAAGGTGGCTGCCTGCGCTGCGTGCTGGCAATGCAGGACTGA